The following coding sequences are from one Mustela lutreola isolate mMusLut2 chromosome 5, mMusLut2.pri, whole genome shotgun sequence window:
- the GIN1 gene encoding gypsy retrotransposon integrase-like protein 1 isoform X2 codes for MVRSGKNGDLHLKQIAYYKRTGEYHPTTLPSERSGIRRAAKKFIFKEKKLFYVGKDRKQNRLVIVSEEEKKKVLRECHENDTGAHHGISRTLTLVESNYYWTSVTNDVKQWVYACQHCQVAKNTVILAPKQHLLKVENPWSIVTVDLMGPFHASNRSHVYTIIMTDLFTKWVVILPLCDVSASEISKAIINIFFLYGPPQKIIMDQREEFIHEINVELCGLFGTKQIVISHTSQTINPTESTPSTIKAFLSKHCADHPNNWDDHLSAISFAFNVTHLEPPKNTPYFQMFNRNPYMPETSDALHEVDGDDTSMFAKILGAIKEADKITENKTTSARQLENSNPDELNKSKIIVKKKPKQLNPFHLKVGHEVLRQRKNWWKDGRFQSEWVGPCVIDYITEGGCAVLRDNTGTRLKRPIKMSHLKPYVRESSEQGSQNSWTPQALH; via the exons ATGGTCCGTAGTGGAAAAAATGGTGACCTTCATCTTAAACAGATTGCATATTATAAACGAACTGGTGAATACCATCCAACTACACTACCAAGTGAAAGAAGTGGCATAAGAAGAGCAGCaaaaaaatttatcttcaaag aaaaaaagcTCTTTTATGttggaaaagacagaaaacaaaaccgTTTGGTAAttgtttcagaagaagaaaaaaagaaagtcctaaGAGAATGCCATGAAAATGACACTGGAGCTCATCATGGCATATCCAGAACCCTTACTCTAGTGGAATCCAATTATTATTGGACTTCTGTGACCAATGATGTCAAACAGtgg GTATATGCCTGTCAGCATTGCCAAGTGGCAAAAAATACAGTTATTCTAGCACCGAAACAGCACCTTCTGAAGGTGGAAAATCCATGGAGTATAGTTACTGTTGATCTGATGGGCCCATTTCATGCAAGCAACAGAAGTCATGTTTATACTATAATCATGACAGATTTGTTCACAAAATGGGTTGTGATTTTGCCTCTCTGTGATGTTTCAGCATCAGAAATTTCTAAAGctattatcaatatatttttcttatatggaCCACCTCAGAAAATAATAATGGACCAAAGAGAAGAGTTCATTCATGAG atcAATGTTGAACTGTGTGGATTATTCGGCACAAAGCAAATTGTAATTTCTCATACCTCCCAAACCATTAATCCGACTGAAAGTACACCTAGCACAATCAAAGCATTTCTTTCTAAACACTGTGCTGACCACCCAAACAACTGGGATGATCACCTATCAGCCATTTCATTTGCGTTCAATGTAACTCACTTG GAGCCTCCTAAAAATACaccatattttcaaatgtttaatcgCAATCCTTATATGCCTGAGACTTCAGATGCTCTTCATGAAGTGGATGGTGATGATACAAGTATGTTTGCCAAAATTCTAGGTGCAATTAAAGAAGCTGataaaataacagagaataaGACAACTTCAGCAAGACAG TTGGAGAACAGCAATCCTGATGAACTAAATAAAAGCAAGATCattgttaaaaagaaaccaaagcaattAAATCCATTTCATTTGAAAGTGGGTCATGAAGTtttaagacaaaggaaaaattgGTGGAAGGATGGTCGGTTCCAGTCTGAATGGGTTGGTCCTTGTGTCATAGACTATATTACAGAAGGTGGATGTGCTGTTCTGAGAGACAACACTGGGACTAGACTTAAAAGACCTATCAAAATGTCCCATCTTAAGCCCTATGTAAGAGAGTCCAGTGAACAAG